Genomic window (Sediminispirochaeta smaragdinae DSM 11293):
TCCGAACAGCACCGCTTTCTCTCCGGCTTCCATCCCCGCCATGTTCTGGTTGATGATGTACTTGTACCCGTTGATCGTATCGGGTTCTCTAAGCGCAACACCGGGAAGCCACAGGGGCCTGCCCTGGCTGTCCTTGAGTTTCTTGAAAGCCTTGAGCGTACCGTCGTTGAACATAAGTTCTGCATTCAACCGGTAGGAAGGATCGATCGAGTGAATGAGATCTATGACCTCATCGTAGGAAAGAGCTCCCGCCGCTGCTGCGGTCTTTCCGAGTACCGAGCCTGTGACAATGCCCTGAGGCTGCTCGCTTCCGGTTCCGGTGGTAAAGTAGGCGGATGTGGCCCTGCCGATACGCTCGGCAATCTTGGCCCGCAGGTACGCCTCGATATCAACACCGGAGTCCTGCAACAGCTGATAGCTCACCCGGATGATTTTCGATGAGAACATGTAGGCATACAGGTTTTTCGATCCGAATGTCAGATCTTTCTCGCCAGCGGCCGTGTTCTCCGAGAGAATTTCCCCCACGTTCTCGGTATCGTTTCCCGTCGGAATCTGTATGTCACGGCCGTTGGTGGTGGTGATCACCTCGGCCCGGCTCTGACGGGGACCGTTGAACTGCTTCATTGCATCCACAATCCCCGAGGCCATTTCATCGGGCACCGTATACCCTCCGGTGCTGTCGGTTCCCACACTCAAAGCACGGCCTTCAACCTCTTTGTGGTGCTCCATGAGAATGGAGCGGTGCTCAGCACTCACCCCGGAAAGGCCGTTACGAAGGTAGGAGTCAAAGGCAGATCGATAGGTATCGTGTTCCTCTTCCTGCTGCCGTCCTTCATCCTTCTTACGGGCATCCTCTTCGAGCATCCGCTCTTCAATGGCAAGCTCCCGTTCGGCTGCCTCAATGTCGCCGGTAAGCTTTTCAACCCCGTCAAGCCGCTCGTTGTACGAGCGAAGCTCTTCTGAGGTGAGCTTTCCGTCTTCGTTCGCCGCTTCTTTTTCTTCGCGGTATTTCCTCGTCTCTTCCCACAGGGTTTTGCGTTTCTTCCTCATCTCAACAATCTTGTCGAATCTCTGTGCCATA
Coding sequences:
- a CDS encoding phage major capsid protein → MAQRFDKIVEMRKKRKTLWEETRKYREEKEAANEDGKLTSEELRSYNERLDGVEKLTGDIEAAERELAIEERMLEEDARKKDEGRQQEEEHDTYRSAFDSYLRNGLSGVSAEHRSILMEHHKEVEGRALSVGTDSTGGYTVPDEMASGIVDAMKQFNGPRQSRAEVITTTNGRDIQIPTGNDTENVGEILSENTAAGEKDLTFGSKNLYAYMFSSKIIRVSYQLLQDSGVDIEAYLRAKIAERIGRATSAYFTTGTGSEQPQGIVTGSVLGKTAAAAGALSYDEVIDLIHSIDPSYRLNAELMFNDGTLKAFKKLKDSQGRPLWLPGVALREPDTINGYKYIINQNMAGMEAGEKAVLFGDMSAFKIRDVTGGIILRLTERYAEYAQVGFIAFFRHGSLLVDAGTHPIKHLAMAAA